A section of the Pseudomonas tritici genome encodes:
- a CDS encoding amidohydrolase family protein has translation MQSANVEQVDLLISAGCIVTVDQQRQIIRDGAIAIKGGDIVAIGPRDAIERAYVGHKTIHAPQGLITPGLIDAHNHPIDYLIKGMVDDTPQIVRLRDRVIPYEDQLTEEQAYASSAATFVEMIRQGTTCFVDGAGPMPHAVARAALDLGMRGIVARKLADVAGPFGGLIQDTDEAIALANETVEQFNGAGDGLLRACYDLDMPAVVSDRLAEMVLTQALERGVGIVAHLIGRRAPPGEPEVVANADIARLHRLGLLGPHLLLAHIGWIPANDVALLAETKTNVVHCPASSLVGGNGWVAHGVIPDLVAGGVNVALGTDAAIIARTLDMVRMMNLASCVHKDARRDPLIMDPYTVFEMATIRGAKAVHWDDRIGSLEVGKAADLAIFDTSSPHWWPEPLGNPVPDLVYGGTGRDARTVVINGKVVMEDGNLIGVDVASIASAVQSAAAACYARLGAVPSGVWPVR, from the coding sequence ATGCAAAGCGCAAACGTTGAACAGGTCGACCTTCTGATCTCGGCCGGATGTATCGTTACCGTCGATCAGCAGCGACAAATCATCCGCGATGGCGCAATCGCTATCAAGGGAGGCGACATCGTCGCGATTGGGCCGCGTGACGCGATTGAGCGGGCGTATGTGGGGCATAAAACTATTCATGCCCCTCAGGGACTCATCACCCCAGGTCTCATCGATGCTCACAATCACCCAATCGATTATCTAATCAAGGGGATGGTTGACGATACGCCGCAAATTGTCCGACTCCGTGATCGGGTCATTCCTTACGAGGACCAGTTAACGGAGGAGCAAGCCTATGCCTCCTCCGCAGCAACCTTCGTCGAGATGATCCGCCAGGGTACGACATGCTTCGTGGACGGTGCGGGCCCGATGCCCCACGCGGTTGCTCGTGCGGCACTGGATCTGGGCATGCGAGGCATTGTTGCGCGCAAACTCGCGGATGTAGCGGGACCTTTTGGTGGACTGATCCAGGACACTGATGAGGCGATCGCTCTCGCCAACGAGACGGTCGAACAGTTCAACGGGGCCGGTGACGGGCTTCTGCGCGCGTGCTACGACCTCGACATGCCTGCGGTTGTGAGTGATCGCCTGGCCGAGATGGTGTTAACCCAGGCTCTCGAGAGGGGAGTCGGTATTGTGGCTCACCTCATCGGGCGGCGCGCGCCTCCGGGGGAGCCTGAGGTGGTAGCCAATGCAGACATTGCGCGGCTGCATCGGCTGGGTCTATTAGGACCGCACTTGCTGCTGGCACACATCGGATGGATCCCAGCCAATGATGTGGCCCTATTAGCTGAGACTAAAACAAACGTCGTCCATTGCCCGGCATCAAGCCTCGTTGGCGGGAACGGCTGGGTCGCGCACGGTGTGATCCCCGACCTGGTTGCTGGCGGGGTCAATGTTGCACTCGGCACCGACGCAGCAATCATTGCTCGAACGCTCGACATGGTCCGCATGATGAATCTGGCGTCATGTGTCCATAAGGATGCCAGACGAGATCCATTGATAATGGACCCCTACACCGTATTTGAAATGGCGACCATACGTGGGGCCAAGGCGGTGCATTGGGATGACCGGATTGGATCTTTGGAGGTTGGAAAAGCTGCCGATCTTGCGATCTTCGACACAAGCTCCCCGCACTGGTGGCCCGAGCCACTGGGTAATCCTGTGCCGGACCTGGTTTACGGCGGCACCGGGCGCGACGCCCGTACAGTGGTGATCAACGGCAAAGTGGTGATGGAAGACGGCAATCTCATAGGGGTCGACGTGGCGTCGATCGCTTCCGCAGTACAGAGTGCTGCCGCTGCCTGTTACGCGAGGCTAGGTGCAGTACCTTCCGGGGTTTGGCCCGTACGATGA
- a CDS encoding flavin reductase family protein, whose product MNENTVHADFKLAMRRLAATIAVVTSGTEDDWTGMAATAVTSVTADPPTLLVAVNRNASLSPVMKREGRFCVNLLSERHADIVGVFSGQKKGRERFETGDWNPSDEGLPILSDANAALVCTISNTFEVGTHTLFIGEVTAVYCHSKIDPLIWVDGGLARTEALSV is encoded by the coding sequence ATGAACGAGAATACCGTGCACGCTGACTTCAAACTGGCGATGCGACGCCTGGCGGCGACGATCGCTGTGGTGACATCCGGTACTGAGGATGACTGGACGGGAATGGCGGCCACCGCCGTCACTTCCGTGACTGCCGATCCGCCGACGCTATTGGTGGCGGTAAACCGGAACGCCAGCTTGTCTCCGGTCATGAAGCGCGAAGGCCGTTTCTGCGTAAATTTACTGTCAGAACGGCACGCGGATATCGTTGGGGTTTTTAGTGGACAGAAAAAAGGTCGCGAGCGATTCGAGACGGGCGATTGGAATCCTTCCGATGAAGGTTTGCCGATTTTGAGCGATGCGAACGCAGCCCTCGTCTGCACGATATCGAATACTTTTGAGGTCGGCACTCATACACTCTTTATCGGTGAAGTAACGGCCGTTTATTGCCATTCGAAAATAGACCCTCTTATCTGGGTCGACGGAGGCCTCGCTCGCACGGAGGCTTTAAGTGTGTAA
- a CDS encoding nitroreductase family protein, whose translation MNTRVANHPILPLILDRWSSRAYDTTASVTRGELAILFEAARWAPSSFNIQPWRFVFALRGDAGWEGMLDLLIPFNKGWAEAAGALICICSEVDTPTKTPGQRQPSYSHSFDTGAAWAMFALQASSMGLGTHAMTGFNIDGARDVLQLPDNVRPEAVIAVGRPGSAAELPEGLRERDVPSDRHRIDAFVYEHTYGASAFLGGD comes from the coding sequence ATGAATACTAGAGTTGCAAACCATCCCATTTTGCCGCTGATCTTGGATCGCTGGTCTTCCCGAGCATACGACACTACAGCCTCCGTCACGCGGGGAGAGCTGGCAATACTGTTCGAGGCGGCTCGATGGGCACCTTCATCGTTCAATATCCAGCCATGGCGCTTCGTTTTCGCATTGCGAGGTGACGCGGGGTGGGAAGGGATGCTTGACCTGTTGATACCCTTCAACAAGGGCTGGGCTGAAGCAGCGGGTGCTTTGATCTGCATATGCTCGGAAGTAGATACGCCGACCAAAACACCTGGGCAACGGCAACCGTCCTACAGCCACAGCTTTGACACAGGAGCGGCGTGGGCGATGTTTGCACTGCAAGCCTCCAGCATGGGCCTCGGGACTCATGCAATGACAGGGTTTAACATTGACGGCGCCAGAGATGTTCTGCAGTTGCCAGACAATGTTCGGCCGGAAGCGGTCATTGCAGTTGGCCGCCCGGGATCTGCTGCCGAGCTGCCAGAAGGACTTCGCGAGCGTGATGTCCCTAGCGATAGGCATCGAATTGATGCATTTGTATACGAGCACACTTACGGAGCTTCCGCGTTTTTAGGTGGTGATTAG
- a CDS encoding PDR/VanB family oxidoreductase, whose amino-acid sequence MQTCTSMLAVKVARRKVETDRVISLELVSLTGEPLPPFEAGAHIEVNVGAGVVRHYSICNDPRNQDHYTLGILREMPSRGGSETIHNEFDVGTVVNISAPRNNFRLNESAGHSILFGGGIGITPLIAMAWHLYANGGSFELHYCARGRVNAAFYDQLQQTPFSANVIGHFDEGDPEKFCDFSVVLNKPNSDRHVYICGPAGFMEAVAKTAKIQGWMSENIHIEHFGAQIDMTGAEFTVRTKKTNLTLQVPPDKSIAQVLIDAGVDVPISCEQGVCGTCLTGVLEGSPDHRDLFMTDAERSNNDQMTICCSRSNSNFLVLDI is encoded by the coding sequence ATGCAAACATGCACGTCCATGCTGGCTGTTAAAGTAGCGCGTCGTAAGGTGGAGACTGATCGGGTTATTTCCCTTGAACTGGTAAGTCTTACAGGCGAGCCTTTACCGCCATTTGAGGCGGGTGCACATATTGAAGTCAATGTCGGAGCAGGCGTTGTTCGGCATTACTCAATTTGCAATGACCCTCGAAATCAAGATCACTATACACTGGGTATATTGCGCGAAATGCCTTCTCGGGGAGGGTCGGAAACAATACACAATGAATTCGATGTTGGCACTGTCGTTAACATAAGTGCACCTAGAAACAATTTTAGGTTAAACGAATCCGCTGGGCACTCGATACTGTTTGGCGGAGGCATTGGAATAACACCATTGATTGCTATGGCGTGGCATTTATACGCCAACGGCGGATCATTTGAGCTGCATTATTGTGCGCGTGGTCGTGTTAACGCCGCTTTTTATGATCAGCTTCAGCAAACTCCTTTTTCTGCTAATGTCATTGGTCATTTTGACGAGGGTGATCCGGAAAAATTTTGTGATTTTTCCGTAGTTTTGAATAAGCCTAATTCAGATCGCCATGTTTATATTTGTGGACCTGCCGGATTTATGGAAGCGGTTGCCAAGACGGCAAAGATTCAAGGGTGGATGAGCGAAAATATTCATATTGAACATTTTGGTGCTCAGATAGATATGACGGGAGCCGAATTTACCGTACGCACCAAAAAAACAAATTTAACGCTTCAGGTACCTCCAGATAAATCTATTGCACAGGTTTTAATCGATGCAGGTGTTGATGTTCCCATCTCTTGTGAACAGGGTGTTTGCGGTACTTGTCTTACTGGAGTGTTAGAGGGGTCGCCAGATCATCGGGATTTATTTATGACGGATGCTGAAAGGTCAAACAATGACCAAATGACGATATGTTGTTCTCGTTCAAATTCTAATTTTCTGGTCCTGGATATTTAA
- a CDS encoding aromatic ring-hydroxylating dioxygenase subunit alpha, with amino-acid sequence MIFLYNAWYPAGWADDVEVGKLVAKTFLNQRVVMFRDSQGAIKGLQDRCPHRFVPLHLGELKGDTIQCAYHGLVFDCTGACVLNPHGNGAIPKAARVRSYPMAELYGLIWIWMGDEAKADPQLICDFSEMDPVRKYVGKSYLSVNANYVLENDNIMDLSHIEFLHKASLGSSKVSEGKIDVVQVGDTVHSKRSTVGEKLTAALEKMRGIPAGQAVDRWLDVRWNAPASMLLTTGYTFTGRPKEEGRELFVTHLFTPETESTTHYWFGIAFPRSMGPEAEKLAEQNVQWLIQPFSEEDMPMLEAQQQEIGDRDFWSLNPVLLPSDGGAVRARRVLDRLIKEEQEALMASVAQSGAGVR; translated from the coding sequence ATGATATTTCTTTACAATGCTTGGTACCCTGCGGGTTGGGCAGACGATGTAGAAGTTGGCAAGCTAGTTGCAAAAACATTTCTGAATCAGCGTGTGGTAATGTTCAGAGACAGCCAAGGTGCTATTAAAGGCCTGCAAGATCGCTGTCCGCACCGGTTCGTCCCGCTGCATCTAGGTGAGCTTAAAGGCGATACAATTCAATGTGCTTACCACGGGCTTGTGTTTGATTGTACGGGTGCGTGTGTTCTGAACCCTCATGGAAACGGTGCCATTCCGAAGGCTGCGAGGGTTCGAAGTTATCCTATGGCCGAACTGTACGGACTGATATGGATCTGGATGGGAGATGAAGCCAAAGCAGATCCCCAGCTCATATGTGACTTCAGTGAAATGGATCCTGTCAGGAAATATGTGGGTAAGAGTTATCTTTCTGTCAACGCTAATTACGTTTTGGAAAACGATAACATTATGGACCTTAGCCATATCGAGTTTCTGCACAAGGCCTCGTTGGGTAGCAGTAAGGTCTCTGAAGGGAAAATAGATGTTGTTCAAGTGGGAGATACGGTTCATTCCAAAAGATCAACTGTTGGCGAAAAGCTGACTGCAGCTTTGGAAAAGATGCGTGGTATCCCAGCAGGTCAGGCGGTGGATCGGTGGCTGGATGTTCGCTGGAATGCTCCAGCAAGCATGTTGCTGACAACGGGCTATACCTTTACAGGAAGACCAAAGGAGGAAGGGCGAGAGCTATTCGTTACTCACCTTTTTACGCCAGAGACGGAGTCAACTACTCATTATTGGTTTGGTATCGCGTTCCCTCGCTCCATGGGGCCGGAAGCGGAGAAACTGGCTGAACAGAACGTCCAGTGGTTGATACAACCTTTCTCAGAAGAGGACATGCCTATGTTGGAGGCTCAACAGCAGGAGATCGGTGATCGAGATTTCTGGTCACTCAACCCCGTACTTTTACCCAGCGACGGCGGGGCAGTACGAGCTCGCCGTGTATTGGACCGCCTCATAAAAGAGGAGCAAGAGGCTTTGATGGCCTCCGTCGCGCAATCCGGAGCAGGGGTTAGATAG
- a CDS encoding LysR family transcriptional regulator, with amino-acid sequence MRGFDPYLTFQKLEVFCTVAELGSVTGAADKLCVTQPVVTAHLRSMEAKLGCVLVKRVGRNIALTEAGHRVHRWALEVLTLTHEMERELAVVESGCRGQATIATFMSLGSYFLPPLISEFTSLHNEGRVTVQVSNTTAAIDTVRAGGCDFAVTFLEPNQDLNRLTTHHLWDEPLVLVCAPETRWLDEKNLLASLSRVAFVSAPLNTIHRKVEDDLLRKRGLENRNIVLELAHPEAIKHAVKNDLGLCFMLYSSVRSEVEQGSLKLLDHPDLHFNMPVFLVHRSDKIFSTYQSVLIQHLLDSTQKP; translated from the coding sequence ATGCGCGGATTTGACCCCTATCTTACATTTCAAAAGCTCGAAGTTTTTTGCACTGTTGCCGAGCTTGGCAGCGTCACTGGAGCTGCGGATAAGCTTTGTGTGACCCAACCAGTGGTGACAGCACATCTGCGAAGCATGGAGGCCAAATTAGGCTGTGTCCTGGTCAAACGTGTCGGACGAAATATTGCACTGACAGAGGCTGGGCACCGTGTCCATCGCTGGGCACTGGAAGTACTTACTCTTACACATGAAATGGAACGTGAGTTAGCTGTGGTCGAGTCTGGCTGCCGCGGTCAAGCCACAATAGCAACTTTTATGTCTCTTGGGTCGTACTTCCTGCCGCCGCTCATTTCAGAGTTTACAAGTTTGCATAACGAAGGACGTGTCACTGTTCAGGTCTCCAACACTACCGCAGCCATCGATACGGTACGCGCCGGTGGGTGCGATTTCGCCGTAACATTTTTAGAGCCTAACCAAGACCTGAATCGATTGACAACGCACCACCTCTGGGATGAGCCTTTAGTGCTGGTTTGTGCTCCCGAAACTCGATGGCTGGACGAGAAAAATTTGCTGGCAAGCCTGAGCAGAGTAGCGTTTGTCAGCGCACCGCTAAATACTATTCACCGTAAGGTTGAAGACGACCTTCTACGTAAAAGAGGCCTTGAAAATAGAAATATCGTTCTTGAGCTTGCTCACCCGGAAGCGATTAAACATGCTGTAAAAAATGACCTCGGTTTGTGTTTCATGCTGTACTCATCAGTAAGATCAGAGGTTGAACAAGGCTCTCTGAAGCTGCTTGACCATCCTGATTTGCACTTCAATATGCCCGTTTTTTTGGTACATCGTAGCGATAAGATTTTCTCTACGTATCAGTCAGTACTTATTCAGCATCTCCTGGACTCAACACAAAAACCCTAA